Proteins co-encoded in one Planctomycetia bacterium genomic window:
- a CDS encoding PDZ domain-containing protein has product MPSTESIARDLKLMHVVFGVSAVVLLGATIWMLAADHNREWKSYQREMRDIDTKFIDWRLNAEETTQFRAETEKLEAEIAAAEATRPNGDLVARFEGELAADAKRRGVEVDLSGLADAYATASNVSADEAAVRAGRTALLEEMNSFLADAKFRENSSATRLKVEKSLLDKVRSDYDLGVHNGLPATEQEQRQKEVNRVKAVAAELTLASEAAKTHRLALEKIITEINAPVIAAEKKLDDHLGSIKRLQDSAYERAANPGKSLLEMPILDAFMGPLKPDQIWLPKLTINNNFRDVARFDRCTTCHQAIDKTAPGTASDPAYPLEHLMTVTLATPATPPTAEASAAPAAETSETSASPAEPAAGATKEPPATELTEADKLRVTYGMQVAQEGARPGDVTISVVWSETPAAAAGLEPGDVIAKIDDASITQRTDGVARLIGGSVSWGKPLELTIKRGMPQPYASHPRLDLFVGPGSPHKRGEMGCTICHD; this is encoded by the coding sequence ATGCCCTCGACAGAATCGATTGCCCGCGACCTGAAGCTGATGCACGTCGTATTCGGCGTGTCGGCGGTGGTGCTGTTGGGCGCCACGATCTGGATGCTCGCGGCGGATCACAATCGCGAGTGGAAGAGCTATCAGCGCGAAATGCGCGATATCGACACTAAGTTCATCGACTGGCGCTTGAACGCGGAGGAGACGACGCAGTTTCGGGCGGAGACGGAAAAGCTGGAAGCGGAGATCGCGGCCGCCGAGGCGACGCGGCCGAATGGCGACCTGGTTGCTCGATTCGAAGGTGAATTGGCTGCGGACGCAAAGCGCCGCGGCGTCGAAGTGGACTTGAGCGGCCTCGCGGACGCGTATGCCACGGCATCGAACGTCAGCGCCGATGAAGCGGCAGTGCGCGCCGGACGCACGGCGTTGCTGGAAGAAATGAATTCCTTCCTCGCCGACGCCAAATTCCGCGAGAACAGTTCGGCCACGCGGTTGAAGGTTGAGAAATCGTTGCTCGACAAGGTTCGTAGCGACTACGACCTGGGCGTTCACAATGGGTTGCCGGCGACGGAGCAGGAGCAGCGGCAGAAGGAAGTCAATCGCGTGAAGGCTGTCGCGGCGGAGTTGACGCTCGCCAGCGAAGCGGCCAAAACGCATCGCCTGGCCCTCGAAAAAATCATCACCGAGATCAACGCGCCAGTCATCGCCGCGGAGAAGAAGCTCGACGATCACCTCGGGTCGATCAAACGCCTGCAAGACAGCGCGTACGAACGTGCCGCGAATCCCGGCAAGTCGCTGTTGGAGATGCCGATTCTCGACGCTTTCATGGGGCCGTTGAAGCCGGACCAGATTTGGCTGCCGAAGTTGACGATCAACAATAATTTCCGCGACGTGGCGCGATTCGATCGCTGCACCACTTGCCATCAAGCCATCGACAAGACCGCGCCGGGCACCGCGTCGGATCCGGCCTATCCGCTTGAACATTTGATGACGGTCACATTGGCGACACCCGCGACTCCGCCCACCGCGGAAGCGAGTGCCGCGCCGGCAGCGGAAACGAGCGAAACCAGTGCATCGCCCGCCGAGCCCGCGGCCGGAGCGACGAAAGAACCGCCCGCCACCGAGTTGACCGAAGCCGACAAGTTGCGGGTCACCTATGGGATGCAGGTTGCGCAAGAAGGCGCTCGCCCCGGTGATGTGACGATCAGCGTCGTGTGGTCGGAAACGCCCGCCGCCGCCGCGGGCTTAGAGCCAGGCGACGTGATTGCCAAGATCGACGACGCCTCGATTACGCAGCGCACCGACGGCGTGGCGCGATTGATCGGCGGTAGCGTGAGTTGGGGCAAGCCGCTGGAGTTGACGATCAAGCGCGGTATGCCGCAGCCTTATGCTTCGCATCCGCGTTTGGACTTGTTCGTCGGCCCAGGCAGTCCGCACAAGCGTGGCGAGATGGGTTGCACGATTTGCCATGACG